One region of Juglans regia cultivar Chandler chromosome 4, Walnut 2.0, whole genome shotgun sequence genomic DNA includes:
- the LOC109019085 gene encoding probable small nuclear ribonucleoprotein G: MSRSGQPPDLKKYMDKKLQIKLNANRMVVGTLRGFDQFMNLVIDNTVEVNGNDKNDIGMVVIRGNSVVTVEALEPVNRN; the protein is encoded by the exons ATGAGCAGATCGGGCCAGCCTCCAGATCTCAAGAA ATATATGGACAAGAAGCTTCAGA TCAAGTTAAATGCAAATCGAATGGTCGTTGGTACGCTTCGTGGTTTTGACCAGTTTATGAACCTAGTGATTGACAATACTGTGGAAGTGAATGgcaatgataaaaatgatataggCATGGTG GTTATCAGAGGAAATAGTGTGGTCACTGTTGAGGCTCTTGAACCAGTAAACAGAAATTAG
- the LOC109019084 gene encoding rho GTPase-activating protein 5-like, translating to MTDVLQSPSHFPSPSSSSTPNGGSHPLTIINGPTIDDRLDIEEGEEGVGEGDRKNEERDREGDQLSLLTLLVAAFRKSLIRCSTAGSGKLSSMEIGWPSNVRHVAHVTFDRFHGFLGLPVEFEPEVPRRAPSASAHVFGVSTESMQLSFDARGNSVPTILLMMQRQLYAQGGLQAEGIFRINAGNSQEEYVRDQLNRGVIPANIDVHCLAGLIKAWFRELPTGVLDTLSREQVMQSQSEDECAQLVRLLPPTEAALLDWAINLMSDVAQLEYQNKMNARNVAMVFAPNMTQMADPLTALMYAVQVMNFLKILIVKTLREREESRVESPPFPQLEPSDEDGYQSSSQLCVEGAKEEESNSVEEKVFGCKDPAFESPDHAIQGVTPLERGPCIEIVTSDENHRCEDISQVNLLVSRLEDSLTGLSGGVEKTISKSKTGQSSLPSFKKGSKKVNEGLVSRAAGRAEKTKGLGIGGRINSRTELFEAWR from the exons ATGACTGATGTACTCCAATCCCCATCTCACTTCCCTTCACCTTCAAGCTCTTCCACACCCAATGGTGGGTCACACCCACTTACCATTATTAACGGCCCCACAATAGATGACCGTTTGGATATAGAGGAGGGAGAGGAAGGGGTTGGAGAAGGAGACAGGAAAAACGAGGAAagagacagagagggagatCAGCTGTCTCTTTTGACACTTTTGGTGGCTGCTTTTAGGAAGTCGTTGATTAGGTGTAGTACTGCTGGGTCAGGGAAGCTCTCTTCCATGGAGATTGGGTGGCCTTCCAATGTCAGGCACGTTGCCCATGTCACTTTCGATCGCTTCCATGGCTTTCTTGGTCTGCCTGTTGAGTTTGAGCCTGAAGTTCCCAGAAGGGCACCCAGTGCCAG TGCACatgtttttggggtttcaacgGAATCTATGCAGCTTTCATTTGATGCAAGAGGAAATAGTGTGCCAACAATATTGCTGATGATGCAAAGGCAATTGTATGCACAAGGAGGCTTGCAG GCGGAAGGAATCTTCAGAATTAATGCTGGTAACAGTCAAGAGGAGTATGTTAGGGACCAATTAAATAGGGGTGTCATACCAGCTAACATTGATGTGCACTGCTTGGCCGGTCTTATAAAG GCTTGGTTTAGAGAACTCCCAACTGGTGTTTTGGACACCCTCTCGCGAGAACAGGTGATGCAATCGCAGTCGGAAGATGAGTGTGCTCAGCTCGTGAGGCTACTTCCCCCAACAGAAGCTGCTCTGCTGGACTGGGCAATAAACCTAATGTCTGATGTTGCACAACTGGAATACCAGAACAAGATGAATGCTCGCAATGTTGCTATGGTTTTTGCACCAAACATGACTCAG ATGGCAGACCCTTTGACTGCATTGATGTATGCAGTCCAGGTGATgaactttctcaaaattcttaTTGTCAAGACAttaagagaaagagaagagtcCAGGGTAGAGTCACCTCCTTTTCCTCAACTAGAGCCTTCTGATGAGGACGGCTATCAAAGCTCTTCACAACTATGTGTTGAGGGGGCGAAAGAGGAAGAGAGCAACAGTGTTGAAGAGAAAGTCTTTGGCTGCAAAGACCCGGCTTTTGAGAGCCCTGATCATGCTATTCAAGGTGTCACTCCACTTGAACGTGGACCTTGTATTGAAATTGTCACTTCTGACGAGAATCATCGGTGCGAGGATATATCTCAAGTGAATCTCTTAGTAAGTAGACTGGAAGATAGTTTAACAGGCTTGAGTGGAGGGGTTGAAAAAACTATTTCCAAGAGCAAAACTGGACAATCAAGTTTACCAAGTTTCAAGAAGGGATCCAAAAAGGTCAATGAAGGCCTCGTGTCTCGGGCAGCTGGTCGTGCGGAGAAAACCAAGGGACTTGGAATTGGTGGGCGTATAAACTCGAGGACAGAGCTGTTTGAAGCTTGGCGTTGA
- the LOC109019083 gene encoding putative pentatricopeptide repeat-containing protein At3g11460, mitochondrial, producing the protein MTVPQSLVSRTTKLLNLRSTKTTGASTVTTNPWNAHLREMANQRQFVHALTLYRQMLRSGDSPDVFTFPFVLKSCAALSLPISGAQLHCHVIKTGCKHEPFVQSSLISMYARCSSVQYARKVFDENGESSNRTDCYNALISGYTFNSRFHDGFALFRKMREAGVSVNSVTMLGLVPLCTLPEHWCLGLCLHGCCVKFGLDTQSSVANCLLTMYVKCGAIDYALELFNAMSNKDLITWNAMISGYAQNGLATQVLDLYHKMKLSDVHPDPVTFVGVLSSCTYLGAQKFGTEVDRRIQSSGFSSNPFLCNALINMYARCGNLEKARSIFDHLREKSVVSWTAIIGGYGMHGHGEIAVQLFDEMVRTGIRPDKAAFVSVLSACSHAGLTDKGLDYFAAMEMNYGLQPEPMHYSCVVDLLGRAGRLMEAKELIESMQVKPDGPVWGALLGACKIHKNVQLAELAFEQVMELDPTNIGYYVLLSNIYCEAENLEGVLKVRAMMRKRKLKKDPGYSYVEYEGRVHLFLAGDRTHPQTEEIYRMMDDLENLVKELGGFYKNDRERRNEELMSGMGVHSEKLAIAFGLLNTRPGTEIVVIKNLRICENCHQFIKLVSKIVDRQFVVRDATRFHHFKNGTCSCKDYW; encoded by the coding sequence ATGACAGTCCCCCAGTCCCTTGTCTCTCGCACAACGAAACTACTGAACCTCCGAAGCACCAAAACCACGGGCGCAAGCACAGTCACAACCAACCCATGGAACGCTCACCTAAGAGAAATGGCAAATCAACGCCAATTCGTCCATGCCCTCACCCTCTACCGCCAAATGCTCCGCTCTGGCGACTCACCCGATGTCTTCACCTTCCCTTTCGTTCTCAAATCCTGCGCCGCCCTCTCTCTCCCAATCTCCGGCGCACAGCTCCACTGCCACGTTATCAAAACCGGGTGCAAACACGAACCCTTCGTGCAATCTTCATTGATTTCGATGTACGCCAGATGCTCCTCTGTTCAGTATGCACGCAAAGTGTTCGATGAAAACGGTGAATCAAGTAATCGAACTGATTGTTACAATGCTCTGATATCTGGATATACGTTTAACTCGAGATTTCATGATGGGTTCGCGTTGTTTCGTAAGATGAGGGAGGCAGGTGTCTCGGTTAATTCAGTTACGATGTTGGGGCTAGTACCTTTGTGTACGCTTCCCGAGCATTGGTGTCTTGGGTTGTGTCTTCACGGTTGCTGTGTTAAGTTTGGGTTGGACACTCAAAGCTCTGTAGCAAACTGTTTGCTGACAATGTATGTGAAATGTGGGGCAATTGATTATGCGCTAGAGTTGTTCAATGCGATGTCTAATAAGGATTTAATTACTTGGAATGCAATGATTTCTGGGTATGCTCAAAATGGGTTGGCTACCCAGGTTTTGGACCTTTATCATAAGATGAAGTTGAGTGACGTTCATCCTGACCCTGTGACATTTGTTGGGGTTCTCTCATCTTGCACATACCTTGGTGCCCAAAAGTTTGGTACTGAGGTAGACCGTCGGATACAGAGCAGTGGATTCAGCTCCAACCCTTTTTTGTGCAATGCCCTGATTAACATGTATGCTAGATGTGGTAATTTGGAAAAGGCTCGCAGTATATTTGACCATTTGCGTGAGAAAAGTGTAGTTTCATGGACAGCCATCATAGGTGGGTATGGAATGCATGGACATGGAGAAATTGCAGTGCAGCTCTTTGATGAAATGGTTAGGACAGGAATTAGACCCGATAAAGCAGCTTTTGTGAGTGTTTTGTCCGCGTGTAGTCATGCTGGACTAACTGATAAAGGCTTGGATTATTTTGCTGCAATGGAGATGAATTATGGGTTGCAGCCAGAACCAATGCACTACTCTTGTGTGGTGGATCTTTTAGGCCGGGCAGGTCGACTTATGGAAGCTAAGGAGCTTATTGAGTCGATGCAGGTGAAGCCTGATGGTCCAGTTTGGGGGGCCCTTTTGGGTGCCtgtaaaattcataaaaatgtacAGCTAGCAGAATTGGCTTTTGAACAAGTCATGGAGCTCGATCCTACGAATATCGGTTATTATGTTTTGTTATCAAATATATACTGTGAAGCGGAGAATTTGGAGGGAGTCTTAAAGGTTCGGGCAATGATGAGAAAGCGAAAGCTCAAAAAGGACCCTGGCTATAGCTATGTTGAATATGAAGGGAGAGTTCACCTTTTCTTGGCTGGGGATAGAACTCATCCTCAAACAGAGGAGATATATAGAATGATGGATGACTTGGAAAATCTAGTAAAGGAACTTGGTGGGTTTTATAAGAATGATcgagaaagaagaaatgaagaactTATGAGTGGCATGGGAGTGCACAGTGAAAAGCTTGCAATTGCATTTGGGCTCTTAAATACTCGACCAGGGACAGAGATTGTTGTGATAAAGAACCTGAGGATCTGTGAAAATTGTCACCAGTTTATAAAGTTGGTTAGCAAGATCGTGGATAGGCAGTTTGTTGTTAGAGATGCAACTCGTTTCCATCATTTCAAGAACGGGACCTGTTCTTGCAAAGATTATTGGTGA
- the LOC108983437 gene encoding signal recognition particle 54 kDa protein, chloroplastic-like: MEAVHFSTVASSHFSAVSHSFSTNTRSWSLGISTTDARKTSRFRSSWTGSNNSTSISSRNLFTREVWGWVNSKSLTLGTGLRGVVVRAEMFGQLTSGLEAAWNKLKGEEVLTKENIVEPMRDIRRALLEADVSLLVARRFVQAVSEQAVGVGLIRGVKPDQQLVKIVHDELVKLMGGEVSELVFAKSGPTVILLAGLQGVGKTTVCAKLAYYLKKQGKSCMLVAGDVYRPAAIDQLVILGEQVDVPVYTSGTDVKPSDIAKQGLEEAIKKKIDVVIVDTAGRLQINKAMMDELKEVKRALNPTEVLLVVDAMTGQEAAALVTTFNLEIGITGAILTKLDGDSRGGAALSVKEVSGKPIKLVGRGERMEDLEPFYPNRMAGRILGMGDVLSFVEKAQEVMRQEDAEELQKKIMSAKFDFNDFLKQTRAVARMGSMTRVIGMIPGMGKVTPAQIREAEKSLKIMEAMIEAMTPEEREKPELLAESPARRERVAQDSGKTEQQVSQLVAQLFQMRIRMKNLMGVMEGGSIPALSNLEEALKADQKAPPGTARRKRRPGSRRQLVDSASTRPSPRGFEAGN, encoded by the exons ATGGAGGCTGTGCATTTCTCGACCGTTGCTTCCAGCCACTTCTCTGCAGTTTCTCACTCCTTCTCGACGAACACACGAAGCTGGAGCCTCGGCATTTCGACCACCGACGCTAGGAAAACGAGTCGGTTTCGCTCGAGTTGGACCGGTTCAAACAATTCCACCTCGATCTCTTCCAGGAACTTGTTTACT AGAGAAGTTTGGGGTTGGGTGAACTCGAAGAGTCTTACTCTGGGAACAGGCCTGCGCGGTGTTGTTGTGAGAGCTGAGATGTTTGGGCAGCTCACGAGCGGTCTTGAGGCGGCCTGGAATAAGCTCAAAGGAGAAG AGGTTTTGACCAAGGAGAATATAGTGGAGCCAATGAGAGATATTAGAAGAGCTCTTTTGGAAGCAGAT GTAAGTCTTCTTGTTGCACGACGATTTGTGCAAGCTGTCAGTGAGCAAGCTGTTGGTGTTGGGCTGATTCGAGGTGTGAAACCGGATCAGCAGCTGGTTAAG ATTGTTCACGATGAGCTCGTGAAATTGATGGGTGGGGAGGTATCTGAATTAGTTTTTGCAAAATCTGGTCCCACTGTAATTTTATTAGCAGGTCTGCAAGGAGTTGGAAAAACAACTGTTTGTGCAAAACTGGCTTATTATCTGAAGAAACAG GGGAAGAGTTGCATGCTGGTTGCTGGAGATGTGTACAGACCAGCTGCTATTGACCAACTTGTTATTTTGGGTGAACAG GTGGATGTGCCTGTTTATACATCAGGGACTGACGTTAAACCTTCAGACATAGCCAAGCAAGGTTTAGAAGAGgccataaagaaaaaaatagatgtaGTCATAGTGGATACTGCTGGAAGGCTTCAG ATTAACAAAGCAATGATGGATGAGTTGAAAGAAGTGAAGCGGGCGTTGAATCCCACAGAAGTTTTGCTTGTTGTTGATGCAATGACGGGACAAGAAGCTGCAG CCTTGGTGACAACATTTAATCTAGAGATCGGGATAACTGGAGCCATTTTGACAAAGCTGGATGGGGATTCTAGAGGTGGAGCAGCTTTGAGCGTCAAAGAG GTATCAGGAAAACCAATCAAACTTGTAGGGCGGGGAGAGCGTATGGAGGATCTTGAACCTTTCTACCCTAACCGTATGGCAGGAAGAATCTTAGGAATGGGAGATGTCCTCTCCTTTGTGGAGAAGGCACAAGAAGTT ATGCGACAAGAAGATGCTGAAGAGCTGCAAAAGAAGATAATGAGTGCAAAATTTGACTTCAATGATTTCTTAAAGCAAACTCGAGCTGTTGCACGAATGGGCTCCATGACTCGTGTTATAGGAATGATCCCTGGTATGGGGAAG GTTACTCCTGCACAAATTCGAGAAGCAGAGAAGAGTTTAAAGATAATGGAAGCAATGATTGAAGCAATGACGCCAG AGGAAAGAGAGAAGCCCGAATTATTGGCAGAATCTCCTGCCAGGAGGGAAAGAGTTGCTCAAGATTCTGGGAAAACGGAGCAGCAG GTGAGTCAACTTGTTGCTCAACTCTTCCAAATGCGCATTCGCATGAAGAATTTGATGGGTGTAATGGAAGGTGGATCCATTCCTGCATTGAGCAATCTTGAGGAGGCGCTCAAAGCTGACCAAAAG